Genomic DNA from Roseburia intestinalis L1-82:
TCCCGGGTATAAATGTTCTTCGGAGGAATTGCGGGAGCGGATCTGGAAGATTGCCAGAGAACTCAATTATATGCCAAACGAAGCAGCGAGAAATCTAAAAAAGGGAATTACGGATACCAGTCAGAAAGTGTGGTATCTTGATGTGCTGATGACAAGAACGGGCAATCTTGAGACAGATCCGTTTTTCAGTGAGCTGCTGCGTGTCATTGAGAGTGAGATCCACAGGCAGGGATGCATACTGATGCATATTTTTCATCAGCCGTTGTTTTCGAATGACAGAAAATGCCGGACGGAAAATATTGATAAGGTCATTGCGCAGATGGAGCCGGATGGGGACATCCGCAGTGATGGACTGATCATCATTGGAAAATGTAATGATAATGTATTGAAAAAGTTATCGGCAAAATACCGGAGCATCGTCTCCGTCAACCGCAATTTAAAATGCCTGAATAAATATAAAAACCGCTATTACGTTCCATCCATTATTTCCAGTGACGATATTGAGGAGGCACAGTATACCAAACCGATGCTCACCACAGTGCGCCTTCCAAAGGAAGAGATGGGAAAGTTTGCTCTTTATCTTCTGATCGACCGCCTGGGCGGCGGACATAAGGGAATCGTCCGGACGGAGTTAGAAGGAAAACTGATGATCCGGGAGAGCTGTACGTTAGTGGAGAATGCAAACCGGATGGAATATTATATCTGAGAGAAAACAGGTCACGAGCCTGTTTTTTTTATGTTACCTAAAACTATCTGTGTAGCGAAAAAATTTACAATAAATTTACCAGACATTTACCATAAGGAGATTTCAGTAACAACAGGAGAAAGATAAAATAGCCATTGAACAAACAAAAGGAAAGGTAAAAAGGAGCCGGATAAAAAGGTAAGTTAAGGCTTCAAAAGGAGAAAATCTACAGTGGGATGTCGTGTGGATCGATTCCATGCAGGCAGGTGTGCTTGTATACCGCAAGATGTGTGGAGCGAGGCAGATGTAACAAAAACACAGAGAACTCTTTCTGTATGGTTTAAAACCGTCAGGGGGAGTTCTTTTTTATTTAAAGATTGTAAACGTTTGCAGGAAAATAAAGATAATTGCAAAATTACGAATAAAAACATACATAAAAAAACGAAACAAACAGTGGAAAAATAAGGAAAATACCATCTGCCATGCAAACGATTACACAATCCGTCGTGGAATCGCATACAAAACTGGTATATAAATACATCAAGCAAGACGTCGAAGCAGAAAACGATCACACAGCAAAAGGAAGAGTCGAGCAGATGGGAACGCCGACAGAGATTTATAAAAATCCGAAGACACCGTTTGTGGCGCAGTTTATCGGAGAATCAGCAGTTATTGCGGATTATGACAGACTGAAAGGATTTCATCTGTATCCGGGATGCAGCAGGGCAATCATACGGCCGGAATTTGTAAAGGCGGTCAGATATGGAACAGAAAAGAGATACCAGAGCCTGTATGCGGAAGGTATCGTGGAACAGAAAAGTAGAGGTCATTGTATACCGTCTGTATGCGGTGGATGAGAAAGAAGCGCATCTGATACAGAATGAAGGATTCCAGGAAAATGAGATGTTTTATATATAGGAAAAAATTCTGTCCGGAGTGGCGGGCATTGTAAAGATGACGCAGGTTGTAGTTTTTGTTGGAAAACAGGGAGGATGAAAGATGAAGAAAGAAAAAAGAGTCATACAGGTAATTATAAAAAGTGGTCTGATCACATGGGTTCTGCTGCTTTTGATCTGGCAGACCGGTTCGTTATTTTACAGCGATGATTTTCTTCCGGGACCGGTTACCACATTTGCGGGAGCGGGAAAACTGGTGGCAAGCGGAGAGCTTTTCCGGGATATTTTAATCAGTATGCAGCGCGTGTTAAAAGGCTGGCTGCTTGGAGGGAATCGAATATCTGATCTACACATCAAGACTTTATTATAAGACAGACTGGATCTTTATCGGTATTTTTACACTCGGTATCATTGGTTTTTTAGCAGACAGGATTTTGCAGTTTGTGGGAAGAAAAGCATTGAAACGGTTTTGTGTGAGATAAAACCTTGACGTTTCCCGCAAATTGCGCTATAGTACTCTCTACTTTACAAAAAACAGTGTAGAAATGGAGAGTACTATGACATTTTATCAGGAACTTCAGCTCAGTTCGACAGGTTCAAAACAGCTCATCAAAAATACAACAGACAAAAAAGAAAAGAGACGTCATATCTTAATCTATAACTTTAAGGTCTATCTGGTGATGGTATTCTGTGTGGCGGTTGTGACCTTATACAGTAAACTGACCGGATCGGAAAACAGTGTGGTCGGAGTGACCGTTCTTTTGGCAGTGCTGGTGCTGCGCCAGGCAGATTTTGGGATCAAAACCACGCATGGACTGCTATCAATCGCCGGTATTTTTGGAATACTGATCGCGGGACCAAGGCTTAGCAATATGCTTTCGCCCATCCCGGCATTCTTTGTAAACGTATTCTGTATCATGCTTCTGATGATCTTAGGATGTCACAATGTGGTCATGTACAACCATTCTACGTTTGTACTCGGTTATCTGCTGTTACAGGGATATGACGTGAGCGGACATGCGTATCTGCTGCGCGTGGAGGGACTGCTTGCCGGAATGGTGATCTGTATGGCGATTTTCTATAAGAATCAGAAAAACAGACCATACCGGAGAACTTTTTTGGATCTGTTCCGGGAATTTGATCTTTCCTCTGCCAGAAACCGCTGGTATATAAAACTGACTTTCATTGTTTCCTCTGCGATGCTTGTGATGTCGCTTCTGGGACTTCCAAGAGCAATGTGGGCGGGGATCGCCTGTATGTCAGTCTGCCTGCCATTTACGGATGACTGCATGGGAAGGGCAGAGAAAAGAGGCCTTTTTAATATCGTTGGAAGCCTTATTTTTGTGGCATTATATCTGGTTCTTCCGGAATCCATGTATCCGTATATCGGCATGATCGGAGGAATCGGAGTTGGTTATTCTGCCGGCTATGCATGGCAGACGGCGTTCAATACGTTTGGGGCGTTGTCGATCGCGGCAGGATTGTTTGGACTGCAGAATGCAGTGATTCTGCGTATCGGGGCAAACATTTTTGGAAGTGTGTATACTGTGATCTGCAATAAAAGTCTGGACCGGCTGGCACAGGTGGTGGAACAGCGGAAAAAAGTAACTGCATAGAGGGCACTCACAAAAAATAAAAATCAAAGAATGAATCAAAGAAAATCCCCGTATACTGGAACAAGGGCATCCGTATACGGGGATTTTAGTGTGCTATGCAAAAAATCAGTCAGCTTGCTGCCACGGGGCAGATCCTGCTTCTTCTGGGGACACATCTGTATTTTACATTTCGTCTGCGGTTTATCCAGCGTAAGATCCCATGTGGGATCAGGCTTAGTTTTTCCGGGAAAAATAATACTTCCTACTCGGCACTTGCGACAGCGTTGGCGGCGACGATCGGGACGGGAAATATTATCGGTATCTCCACGGCGATCGCAGTCGGTGGGGCAGGTGCGGTGTTCTGGTGCTGGATCACCGGTGTGCTTGGAATTGCAACCTGTTATGGAGAATGTTTTTTGTCCATGAAATACCGCAAAACGGAAAAAGATGGAAAGAGGATCGGCGGTCCGATGTATGTGTTGGAGAGAGGCATGCAGCAGAAAGGACTTGCGGTCTTATTTTCTGTGTTTACGATATTAGCGTCGCTTGGGATCGGCAGCAGTGTGCAGGCACATTCGATCAGTGCGGCGATAACGGAACAGATACCGGTATCGCCGCATATCATCGGCATGGCAGCGGGGGTGCTTGCGGGGAAGGTGATCATCGGTGGCAGCCGGCAGATTGGAAAAGTATGTACCTGGCTGGTTCCTGTGATGAGTGCATTTTATTTAGGCGGATGTATTTTTATCCTTATGAAAAATTATACGGTGATCCCGGAGGCAGTAAAAATGATCGTGACCTCTGCGTTTGTGCCGGAGGCTGCCGCAGGGGGGGTGGTTGGGACAACGGTGATGGCGGGGTTAAGAACCGGGATTTCCAGAGGGCTTTTTACAAATGAGGCGGGACTTGGCTCAATTCCAATGGCAGCTGCGACGGCGCAGCATGCCTCACCGCGGGATCAGGCTCTTGTCTCCATGACAGGGCCTTTTTGGGATACGGTCGTCATGTGTGCAATCACAGGAATTGCTTCGGTTTCAAGTATGATTGCCCATCCGGGCAATTATGCGGGGGTGCCGGGGGAGCGGATGTGTTTTGCCGTATTCCGGGAACTGCCGGTGTGGGGCGATGAGATGCTGTCGGTTTCATTGGTCTTGTTTGCGTTTGCGACGATCATCGGATGGAATGTCTATGGCGAGTGCGCCGTGCGGTATCTGTTTGGGGAAAAGGGTGTCCGCATTTACCAGGTCGTTTATATGATGTGCGTTTATTTCGGCGCCGTGATTACTCTCGATGTGGTGTGGGGCATTTCGGATTTGTTTAATTTTCTGATGGCAGTGCCAAATCTGATCTGTCTTTTGGGACTGCGCCGGGAAATTGAAATAAAAGAGTTACTGTTCACAGGCAGGCATTTTCTGAACTGAAAATGCCGTATGATACAGTGGTGGCAGCAGATTTTGCCGATTTGGAATGCGAAGCATCGGCAAAATCCGTTACTGGAACGAGGTACGAGTGAACAGTAACATAAAAGATACAAAAAAGAAATATTAATGTTCAGAGATTTCGCTTTAAAAAATAAAAGCCCCTGTTCTGCCTGTGAATTCCAGGCAAAGCAGGGGATATCAATTTTGGGTATCAAATTACTGTTTTTTTCTGTATAATCACTCAAAAAGGACACCTTTTATTGTATAATTATGTTATGGAACAAAACATACGAAAGAAGGTGTCCTGAATGAAAAATTAGCATTGAAGAAACTGCTAACTTATATGAAGAGTGTATATAAAATCCCGCAAAAAATCAAGTGTTTAACGGACGAAAGAAAAAGAAAATCTATTCCATTGTTTAACATTGTCATGCCGGTACTGCTTTTTCTGATGCTGCAGTATGAAAGTTTCCATACCATTTTTTCAGCCCCTGAAAGCATGTCGAAAAGACTGAAAAACTGTATCAGTGGAAGGATTCCAAAAGTTGATGCAGTCCGCGACCTTCTCTCCAGAATAAACCCGGATGAAATACGCAGCATACATGAAGAAATGATTGATATCATAAAACGTAACCGGGTATTCCGGGAAGGAACGATAGGCGGATATGTTGTGGCAGGTCTCGATGGTGTGGAATTATTCAGCAGTACAAAAAAATCCTGTCCGAACTGTCTGAGCCGAAAAAAACACACAGGGGAAACCGAATACTTTTACCGGAGTGTGGTGTGCATGATTATAGGTAAATCGCCACACGTAATTCTGGGGCAGGAAATGTTAAAACCAAGGGATGGTTCTGGGAAAGACGAAGGAGAACTGACAGGCGGAAAAAGGTTGATTGAGCGGCTGAAGAAACGGCATGGACATTTTGCGGATGTGATTGTGGCGGATGCGTTATATCTGAATGCTCCATTTATCAACACTCTGAAGGAAAATGGTCTGGAAGGGGTGATACGCCTGAAAGACGAAAGAAGAATGATTTTTCAGGATGCAGAGCGTCTGTTCAAACAGGATGAGGGAAAAAAGGCATCTTTCTGGAAAGGGAAAAAGAAGATTGAAGTATGGGATCTTTCTGGTTTTAAGATGGAAGGGTGTCCATATAAACTGCGTGTGGTGCGGTATCATGAGCAGTGGGAAGAAAATGGAAAAGAAACAGAGCGTTTCATGTGGCTTGTAACGACTCTGGAAGCGGCAGACTACCGAGTCTTATGGGAAATGATGCACCGCAGGTGGGACATTGAGGAGAATGGTTTCCATCAATTGAAAACGTATTACCACGCAAAGCACTGTTACTGTCGAGATGCGGTTGAAACCATATTTAATCTGATAATCATAGGCTTTAATGTAAGAGAGTTATATTTGTACCGAAGAAGC
This window encodes:
- a CDS encoding LacI family DNA-binding transcriptional regulator, with the translated sequence MSIKKIAKEAGVSTATVSRVLNNPGYKCSSEELRERIWKIARELNYMPNEAARNLKKGITDTSQKVWYLDVLMTRTGNLETDPFFSELLRVIESEIHRQGCILMHIFHQPLFSNDRKCRTENIDKVIAQMEPDGDIRSDGLIIIGKCNDNVLKKLSAKYRSIVSVNRNLKCLNKYKNRYYVPSIISSDDIEEAQYTKPMLTTVRLPKEEMGKFALYLLIDRLGGGHKGIVRTELEGKLMIRESCTLVENANRMEYYI
- a CDS encoding ATP-binding cassette domain-containing protein, yielding MQTITQSVVESHTKLVYKYIKQDVEAENDHTAKGRVEQMGTPTEIYKNPKTPFVAQFIGESAVIADYDRLKGFHLYPGCSRAIIRPEFVKAVRYGTEKRYQSLYAEGIVEQKSRGHCIPSVCGG
- a CDS encoding aliphatic sulfonate ABC transporter permease, with product MKKEKRVIQVIIKSGLITWVLLLLIWQTGSLFYSDDFLPGPVTTFAGAGKLVASGELFRDILISMQRVLKGWLLGGNRISDLHIKTLL
- a CDS encoding FUSC family protein, yielding MTFYQELQLSSTGSKQLIKNTTDKKEKRRHILIYNFKVYLVMVFCVAVVTLYSKLTGSENSVVGVTVLLAVLVLRQADFGIKTTHGLLSIAGIFGILIAGPRLSNMLSPIPAFFVNVFCIMLLMILGCHNVVMYNHSTFVLGYLLLQGYDVSGHAYLLRVEGLLAGMVICMAIFYKNQKNRPYRRTFLDLFREFDLSSARNRWYIKLTFIVSSAMLVMSLLGLPRAMWAGIACMSVCLPFTDDCMGRAEKRGLFNIVGSLIFVALYLVLPESMYPYIGMIGGIGVGYSAGYAWQTAFNTFGALSIAAGLFGLQNAVILRIGANIFGSVYTVICNKSLDRLAQVVEQRKKVTA
- a CDS encoding alanine/glycine:cation symporter family protein is translated as MQKISQLAATGQILLLLGTHLYFTFRLRFIQRKIPCGIRLSFSGKNNTSYSALATALAATIGTGNIIGISTAIAVGGAGAVFWCWITGVLGIATCYGECFLSMKYRKTEKDGKRIGGPMYVLERGMQQKGLAVLFSVFTILASLGIGSSVQAHSISAAITEQIPVSPHIIGMAAGVLAGKVIIGGSRQIGKVCTWLVPVMSAFYLGGCIFILMKNYTVIPEAVKMIVTSAFVPEAAAGGVVGTTVMAGLRTGISRGLFTNEAGLGSIPMAAATAQHASPRDQALVSMTGPFWDTVVMCAITGIASVSSMIAHPGNYAGVPGERMCFAVFRELPVWGDEMLSVSLVLFAFATIIGWNVYGECAVRYLFGEKGVRIYQVVYMMCVYFGAVITLDVVWGISDLFNFLMAVPNLICLLGLRREIEIKELLFTGRHFLN
- a CDS encoding transposase → MKSVYKIPQKIKCLTDERKRKSIPLFNIVMPVLLFLMLQYESFHTIFSAPESMSKRLKNCISGRIPKVDAVRDLLSRINPDEIRSIHEEMIDIIKRNRVFREGTIGGYVVAGLDGVELFSSTKKSCPNCLSRKKHTGETEYFYRSVVCMIIGKSPHVILGQEMLKPRDGSGKDEGELTGGKRLIERLKKRHGHFADVIVADALYLNAPFINTLKENGLEGVIRLKDERRMIFQDAERLFKQDEGKKASFWKGKKKIEVWDLSGFKMEGCPYKLRVVRYHEQWEENGKETERFMWLVTTLEAADYRVLWEMMHRRWDIEENGFHQLKTYYHAKHCYCRDAVETIFNLIIIGFNVRELYLYRRSRNFAGSGISRKSINRIFCDELLTEKVKQILCEKGG